One segment of Solanum stenotomum isolate F172 chromosome 1, ASM1918654v1, whole genome shotgun sequence DNA contains the following:
- the LOC125871160 gene encoding probable CCR4-associated factor 1 homolog 9, whose amino-acid sequence MAVNGVDPNPYPIMIREVWADNLNEAFDDISDLIDEFPCISMDTEYPGIIYHSPVPFSKQSPAEKYNLLKSNVDELKLIQVGITLSDANGNLPELVIQGKRFRVLWQFNFSDFDRNRDRYAEASIQLLVNSGIDFERNLKFGIRSIDFGELLMSSGLVCNDSVSWVTFQGANDIGYLLKILRGRNLPDSLDVFYDFVKVFFGGKLYDVKCLMMPFPNLHGGLDRVAGQLGLVRVAGRQHQAGSDSLLTCHVFYKMRNSYFVKGVPDTGVLHGLT is encoded by the coding sequence ATGGCTGTTAATGGAGTAGATCCGAATCCATACCCGATTATGATTCGAGAAGTATGGGCTGATAATCTCAATGAAGCATTCGATGATATTTCtgatttaattgatgaattcCCCTGTATATCCATGGATACAGAGTATCCCGGCATCATCTACCATTCTCCGGTACCCTTTTCGAAGCAGTCTCCGGCGGAGAAGTATAATCTGTTGAAATCGAATGTCGATGAATTGAAGCTTATTCAGGTTGGGATTACCCTTTCTGATGCTAATGGGAACTTGCCGGAATTGGTGATTCAAGGGAAACGGTTTCGGGTTCTATGGCAGTTCAACTTTTCCGATTTCGATCGGAATCGTGATCGATACGCAGAGGCTTCAATCCAGCTCCTTGTTAACAGTGGGATTGACTTCGAAAGGAATCTAAAATTTGGGATTAGATCAATTGATTTTGGTGAGTTGTTGATGTCGTCGGGACTTGTATGTAATGATTCTGTGAGTTGGGTAACATTTCAAGGCGCGAATGATATCGGGTACTTGTTGAAGATTCTCAGGGGTCGGAATCTTCCAGATAGTTTAGATGTGTTTTACGATTTTGTTAAGGTATTTTTCGGAGGTAAATTATATGATGTGAAGTGTTTGATGATGCCTTTTCCTAATCTTCATGGCGGTTTAGACCGGGTGGCGGGACAACTCGGTTTGGTCCGGGTGGCTGGGAGGCAACATCAGGCCGGTTCAGATAGTTTGTTGACATGTCACGTCTTTTATAAGATGAGAAATAGTTATTTTGTAAAAGGCGTGCCAGACACTGGCGTTTTGCATGGATTAACTTGA